CCGGCGGCGCGGGTGATGACGTCCTGACCGGCGGCGACGGCAGCGATTCCTTCCGCATGAGTGGCAATGATGCAACAGAAGCCGGCAATGATGTCATCAAGGATTTCACCCTTCGCGGCGCCGATTCCGAAGGAGATTCCGATGTTTTGGACCTCAGCCAGCTCCTGGATTACTCCTCCGCCGATGGCGATGAACTGGCAAATTACCTTAAAGTTGAGGTAGTTGGTAACGATACGGTGGTCTCGGTCAATACCTCGGGCGAAGGGGAGGCCTTCGAGAGTGTCGCCACCCTCGAAGACGTACAGACCGACCTGGATACGCTTTTGGCGCAAGATGCGGTAAAAGTTGAATAATTAACCTCTGTGGGGTACAACGACCAAAGTGGGAAAGTCATTGTTAATATGACGGAATTTCAATGGCTTTCCTTTTGAAGGATCTTTGGTGGAGGGGTTGGATGTTTAAGTTGAAGCTGGCCGTTGCGGTCGGGGCGCTGGTAGCTGCAAGTACAGCTGCTGGAGGAGCCTCTGCGCAGGAAGCCATGACCATCCAGGAGGCCGTCACGCGCGCCGTATCCCACCATCCCGATGTGGATCGGGCAAGGGCCAGCCACGAAGTGGACGCCCAGTCCATCGAAGTGGAAAAAGCCGGACATTTGCCGTCTGTGGACCTGGAGGGCGAGGCCGGGTACCAGAATTTCACCAGCGAGACAGATCACCGCCTGCGCGGAGGCATAACCTTCAAAATCACCCAACCGATCTTTGACGGCAACTTTGCCAGCCGCCAGGTCAGCGGCGCTGAATTCACCGCCGAGGCGAGCAAGGAACGCCTGCGCGAAACCCGCGAGAACAAAGCCCTGGAAGCCGCCGAAGCCTATTTGGAAGTCTATCGGACCCGGGAAGCCCGGGACATCGCCAGCCGTAATCTGGATCGTCACACCGAATTGACCGATCTGGTGGTCGTCCGCGCCGAACAGGGCGGCGGCACCGAGGCCGACGTGTTGCAAGCCCAGGTGCGCACCGATGCGGCCAAGGTTCGTCTCAACGAAGCCCAGGACGCGGTCGCCACAGCCGAAGCGACATTTCTGCAACTGGTTGGGACACAGGCGGGTGAGGTGACTTTCCAGCCCTTTGGCGGCATGGTCACACCGAAATCCAATACCGAGGCCTTGGAAGA
The sequence above is drawn from the Magnetospira sp. QH-2 genome and encodes:
- a CDS encoding TolC family outer membrane protein, which codes for MFKLKLAVAVGALVAASTAAGGASAQEAMTIQEAVTRAVSHHPDVDRARASHEVDAQSIEVEKAGHLPSVDLEGEAGYQNFTSETDHRLRGGITFKITQPIFDGNFASRQVSGAEFTAEASKERLRETRENKALEAAEAYLEVYRTREARDIASRNLDRHTELTDLVVVRAEQGGGTEADVLQAQVRTDAAKVRLNEAQDAVATAEATFLQLVGTQAGEVTFQPFGGMVTPKSNTEALEEARAKNPALSAVAATELAAKENIEANTANFYPLVDLELSQSLYENFREGSGDSRETRAMVVFTWNLYAGGSDEAKRRRAVALLGESVAGKASLDRQLEQQVSEDMSFLETMEQNVPILQERMTKSEEVLVQYNQQFQVGARTLLDLLNAENELFQARTDLLDARVQYEFAKYRVYNTLGSLLNVFEVASTEGK